The following proteins come from a genomic window of Pseudomonas sp. MAG733B:
- a CDS encoding nucleobase:cation symporter-2 family protein, which produces MSELSKARIPDAPAIQRLPLLQLILVGLQHVLLMYGGAIAVPLIIGQAAGLSREEIAFLINADLLVAGIATIVQSLGIGPMGIRMPVMMGASFAAVGSMVAMAGMPGIGLQGIFGATIAAGFFGMLIAPFMSKVVRFFPPLVTGTVITSIGLSLFPVAVNWAGGGASAAQFGSPIYLTIAALVLGTILLVHRFMRGFWVNISVLIGMCLGYVLCGVLGMVDLSGMAQAPWLQFVTPLHFGMPKFELAPILSMCLVVVIIFVESTGMFLALGKITGQEVCPRMLRRGLLCDAGASFFAGFFNTFTHSSFAQNIGLVQMTGVRCRSVTIVAGGLLIVLSLLPKAAFLVASIPPAVLGGAAIAMFGMVAATGIKILQEADIGDRRNQLLVAVSIGMGLIPVVRPEFFAHLPLWMSPITHSGIAMATLSALTLNLLFNILGGAERAAINDCHANSH; this is translated from the coding sequence ATGTCCGAGCTCTCCAAAGCGCGCATCCCCGACGCACCCGCCATTCAGCGTTTACCCCTTTTGCAACTGATCCTGGTCGGTTTGCAACATGTTCTGCTGATGTACGGCGGCGCCATCGCGGTGCCGCTGATCATCGGACAGGCCGCTGGCCTGAGTCGTGAAGAAATCGCCTTCCTGATCAACGCCGACCTGCTGGTCGCCGGCATCGCCACTATCGTTCAATCGCTGGGCATCGGCCCCATGGGCATTCGCATGCCGGTGATGATGGGTGCCAGTTTCGCCGCTGTCGGCAGCATGGTCGCCATGGCCGGCATGCCCGGTATCGGCCTGCAAGGGATCTTCGGCGCGACCATCGCCGCCGGGTTCTTCGGCATGCTCATCGCCCCGTTCATGTCCAAGGTCGTACGCTTCTTCCCGCCTCTGGTGACCGGCACGGTCATCACCTCGATCGGTTTGTCGTTGTTCCCCGTAGCCGTGAACTGGGCTGGCGGGGGTGCCAGCGCCGCTCAATTCGGTTCGCCGATTTACCTGACCATCGCCGCGCTGGTGCTGGGCACCATCCTGTTGGTGCATCGCTTCATGCGTGGTTTCTGGGTCAACATTTCCGTGCTGATCGGCATGTGCCTGGGCTACGTGCTCTGCGGCGTGCTCGGCATGGTCGACCTCAGCGGCATGGCCCAAGCGCCATGGCTGCAATTCGTTACCCCGCTGCATTTCGGCATGCCGAAATTCGAACTCGCACCGATCCTGTCGATGTGCCTTGTCGTGGTGATCATTTTCGTCGAGTCCACCGGGATGTTCCTCGCGCTGGGCAAGATCACCGGCCAGGAAGTCTGCCCACGCATGCTGCGTCGCGGCTTGCTGTGTGATGCCGGCGCTTCGTTCTTTGCGGGTTTCTTCAACACCTTCACCCACTCCTCTTTCGCGCAGAACATCGGCCTGGTGCAAATGACCGGCGTGCGTTGCCGTTCGGTGACCATTGTCGCCGGCGGTTTGCTGATCGTGTTGAGCCTGCTGCCGAAAGCGGCGTTCCTGGTCGCTTCAATTCCGCCGGCGGTACTGGGCGGCGCGGCGATTGCGATGTTCGGCATGGTCGCCGCTACCGGGATCAAGATTCTCCAGGAAGCCGACATCGGTGACCGTCGCAACCAGTTGCTGGTGGCGGTGAGCATCGGCATGGGCCTGATCCCGGTGGTGCGTCCGGAGTTTTTCGCCCACCTGCCCCTGTGGATGAGCCCGATCACCCACAGCGGTATCGCCATGGCCACCCTCAGTGCGCTGACGCTGAACTTGCTGTTCAACATCCTTGGCGGCGCCGAACGCGCGGCGATCAACGACTGTCACGCTAACTCGCATTAA
- the uraH gene encoding hydroxyisourate hydrolase — protein MGRLTTHVLDAAHGCPGSSIKVELYRVEGSHLELVASAITNSDGRVDAPLLQGDDYRTGVYQVQFHAGDYYRARGVQLPEPAFLDVVVLRFGISAEQDHYHVPLLISPYSYSTYRGS, from the coding sequence ATGGGACGTTTGACTACACACGTTTTGGACGCTGCACACGGTTGCCCGGGCAGCTCGATCAAGGTCGAGTTGTACCGCGTTGAAGGTTCGCACCTGGAATTGGTCGCCAGCGCGATAACCAACAGCGATGGCCGTGTCGATGCACCGTTGCTGCAAGGCGATGACTACCGCACCGGGGTCTATCAGGTTCAGTTCCATGCGGGCGATTACTACCGCGCCCGTGGCGTTCAGCTGCCGGAACCGGCGTTCCTGGATGTGGTGGTGCTGCGTTTTGGCATCTCCGCCGAACAGGATCACTACCATGTACCGCTGCTGATCTCGCCTTACAGCTACTCCACGTACCGCGGCAGCTGA
- a CDS encoding outer membrane protein OmpK — translation MIRTQTNLLLSGGLLAASQAMAGDLLLWQTNSLSYLYGKDFAVNPSIQQTITFEHADRWKYGDNFMFIDSTYYNGEKDRNKGVHAYYGEFSPRLSLGKILDRRFEFGPIKDVLLAMTYENGEDDTEAYLIGPGFDLAIPGFNFFTLNFYNRRTEGSRPGDDVWQITPAWSYTIPVGNSSVLIDGYIDWVVDNDQNSHGTYHANLHFNPQIKYDLGKALGWREKQVYVGAEYSYWKDKYGIENNGNLDTNENTTSLLVKVHF, via the coding sequence ATGATTCGGACACAAACCAACTTGCTGTTGAGTGGTGGCCTGCTGGCCGCGAGTCAGGCCATGGCCGGCGATCTACTGCTGTGGCAGACCAACAGCTTGAGCTATCTGTACGGCAAGGATTTCGCGGTCAACCCGTCGATCCAGCAGACAATCACCTTCGAACATGCCGACCGCTGGAAGTACGGCGATAACTTCATGTTCATCGACAGCACTTACTACAACGGCGAGAAAGACCGCAACAAAGGCGTCCACGCCTATTACGGCGAGTTCAGCCCCCGCCTCTCTCTCGGCAAAATCCTCGACCGCCGTTTCGAATTCGGCCCGATCAAGGACGTGCTGCTGGCCATGACCTACGAGAATGGCGAAGACGACACCGAGGCCTACCTGATCGGCCCCGGCTTTGACCTTGCAATCCCGGGCTTCAACTTTTTCACCCTGAACTTCTATAATCGCCGGACCGAAGGCTCGCGCCCCGGCGACGATGTCTGGCAGATCACACCGGCCTGGTCGTACACCATTCCAGTGGGCAATTCGAGCGTGTTGATCGATGGCTACATCGACTGGGTCGTGGACAACGACCAGAACTCGCACGGTACCTACCACGCCAACCTGCACTTCAACCCGCAGATCAAATACGACCTGGGCAAAGCCCTCGGCTGGCGGGAGAAACAGGTATATGTCGGCGCCGAATACAGCTACTGGAAAGACAAGTACGGCATCGAAAACAACGGCAACCTCGACACCAACGAAAACACCACCAGCCTGCTGGTGAAGGTGCATTTCTAA
- the puuE gene encoding allantoinase PuuE: protein MSADYPRDLIGYGSNPPHPHWPGNARIALSFVLNYEEGGERNILHGDKESEAFLSEMVSAQPLQGARNMSMESLYEYGSRAGVWRILKLFKEFDIPLTIFAVAMAAQRHPDVIRAMVDAGHEICSHGYRWIDYQYMDEAQEREHMLEAIRILTEITGERPLGWYTGRTGPNTRRLVMEEGGFLYDCDTYDDDLPYWEPNNPTGKPHLVIPYTLDTNDMRFTQVQGFNKGDDFFEYLKDAFDVLYAEGADAPKMLSIGLHCRLIGRPARLASLKRFIEYAKSHEQVWFSRRVDIARHWQETHPYTGAAK from the coding sequence GTGAGCGCTGACTACCCTCGCGACCTGATCGGTTACGGCAGTAACCCTCCGCACCCACACTGGCCGGGCAATGCCCGCATCGCCCTGTCGTTCGTACTCAATTACGAAGAAGGTGGCGAGCGCAATATCCTGCACGGCGACAAAGAGTCCGAAGCCTTCCTCTCGGAAATGGTGTCCGCCCAGCCGCTGCAAGGCGCGCGCAACATGAGCATGGAATCCCTTTACGAGTATGGCAGCCGCGCCGGCGTCTGGCGGATTCTGAAACTGTTCAAGGAATTCGACATTCCACTGACCATCTTCGCCGTGGCCATGGCCGCCCAGCGTCACCCGGATGTGATCCGCGCCATGGTCGATGCCGGCCATGAGATCTGCAGCCACGGCTACCGCTGGATCGACTACCAGTACATGGACGAAGCGCAGGAACGCGAGCACATGCTCGAAGCGATCCGCATCCTCACCGAAATCACCGGCGAGCGCCCACTAGGCTGGTACACCGGCCGCACCGGCCCGAACACCCGTCGCCTGGTGATGGAAGAAGGCGGTTTCCTCTATGACTGCGACACCTACGACGACGACCTGCCCTACTGGGAACCGAACAACCCGACCGGCAAGCCGCACCTGGTGATCCCGTACACGCTGGACACCAACGACATGCGCTTCACCCAGGTCCAGGGTTTCAACAAGGGCGACGATTTCTTCGAATACCTCAAAGACGCGTTCGACGTGCTCTACGCGGAAGGCGCCGACGCACCGAAAATGCTGTCGATCGGTTTGCATTGCCGCCTGATCGGCCGTCCGGCGCGTCTGGCATCGCTCAAGCGCTTTATCGAATACGCTAAAAGTCATGAACAGGTGTGGTTCAGCCGTCGTGTCGACATCGCGCGTCACTGGCAAGAAACCCACCCGTACACAGGGGCTGCCAAATGA
- a CDS encoding urate hydroxylase PuuD: MEAHLLEWLNLSVRWVHMITGVAWIGASFYFVWLENNLNRVNPKSGLAGDLWAIHGGGIYHLEKYKLAPPTMPDNLHWFKWEAYFTWMSGIALLCVVFYSNPTLYLLAPGSTLSGPEGVLLGIGSLFVGWFIYSFLCDSALGKRPALLGAILFVLIIAAAYGFSKVFSGRGAYLHVGAIIGTIMVGNVFRIIMPAQRALVAAIAENRTPDPALPAKGLLRSRHNNYFTLPVLFIMISNHFPSTYGSQYNWLILAGIAVLAVLVRHYFNTRHDSHKFAWTLPVAAVGMICLAYVSGPKPMSSAPEVAKAPAAIEYQPLPETAVGGGLKPAEAKPAEAPAAAPAQASNAGPGFDKVHSVIQERCSVCHSAKPTSPLFSAAPAGVMFDTPEQIRQNAARIQAQAVASQIMPLGNITQMTQQERDLIGAWIAQGAPTN, encoded by the coding sequence GTGGAAGCACATCTGTTGGAATGGCTGAACCTGAGCGTGCGCTGGGTTCATATGATTACTGGTGTGGCCTGGATTGGCGCATCGTTCTACTTCGTCTGGCTGGAAAACAACCTCAATCGGGTCAACCCGAAAAGCGGTCTGGCCGGTGATTTGTGGGCGATCCACGGCGGCGGTATCTACCACCTGGAAAAATACAAACTGGCTCCGCCGACCATGCCGGACAACCTGCACTGGTTCAAATGGGAAGCCTACTTCACCTGGATGTCGGGTATCGCGCTGCTGTGCGTGGTGTTCTACTCCAACCCGACGCTCTACCTGCTGGCTCCGGGCAGCACCCTGAGCGGTCCTGAAGGCGTACTGCTGGGCATCGGCTCTCTGTTCGTCGGCTGGTTCATCTACTCCTTCCTCTGCGACTCGGCCCTGGGCAAACGCCCTGCCCTGCTTGGCGCCATCCTGTTCGTTCTGATCATTGCCGCAGCCTATGGCTTCAGCAAAGTGTTCAGCGGTCGCGGTGCGTACCTGCACGTCGGCGCGATCATCGGCACCATCATGGTCGGCAACGTGTTCCGCATCATCATGCCGGCGCAACGCGCACTGGTAGCGGCCATCGCCGAGAACCGCACACCTGATCCGGCGCTGCCAGCCAAAGGCTTGCTGCGTTCGCGTCACAACAACTACTTCACCTTGCCCGTGCTGTTCATCATGATCAGCAACCACTTCCCGAGCACCTACGGCAGCCAGTACAACTGGCTGATCCTGGCCGGGATCGCGGTGCTGGCGGTGTTGGTGCGTCACTACTTCAACACCCGTCACGACAGCCACAAGTTTGCCTGGACCCTGCCCGTGGCAGCGGTGGGCATGATTTGCCTGGCTTATGTGTCCGGTCCGAAGCCGATGTCCAGCGCCCCTGAAGTCGCCAAGGCTCCTGCTGCCATCGAATACCAGCCACTGCCGGAAACTGCAGTGGGTGGTGGTTTGAAACCGGCTGAAGCCAAACCTGCAGAAGCGCCTGCCGCCGCCCCGGCGCAAGCGTCCAACGCCGGTCCTGGTTTCGACAAGGTGCACAGCGTGATTCAGGAACGTTGCTCGGTCTGCCATTCGGCGAAACCGACCAGCCCACTGTTCAGCGCGGCGCCGGCCGGTGTGATGTTCGACACTCCCGAGCAGATTCGCCAGAACGCTGCGCGCATCCAGGCTCAAGCCGTCGCCAGCCAGATCATGCCACTGGGCAACATCACGCAGATGACCCAGCAGGAACGTGACCTGATCGGTGCCTGGATTGCTCAGGGAGCTCCCACCAATTAA
- a CDS encoding outer membrane protein OmpK: MKRTCTSLMLAGSMLAGGQAMAGDLLQWQNNSLTYLYGKDFQVNPRIQQTVTFEHADGWKYGDNFFFIDKIFYNGKEDAFAGKNTHYGEFSPRLSFNKIFDQKFELGPIKDVLLAMTYEFGEDDTESYLIGPGFDLAIPGFDYFQLNFYNRHTEGDRPGDNIWQVTPVWSYTIPVGDSNILIDGFMDWVVDNDVNKKGEYHANLHFNPQIKYDLGKALNLGEKQLYVGVEYDYWKNKYGIEDSQGFKTDQSVTSFLVKVHF, from the coding sequence ATGAAACGTACGTGCACTAGCCTGATGCTGGCGGGATCAATGCTGGCTGGGGGTCAGGCCATGGCCGGCGACTTGCTGCAATGGCAGAACAACAGCCTGACCTACCTGTATGGCAAGGACTTCCAGGTCAACCCGCGCATCCAGCAGACGGTGACCTTCGAACACGCTGACGGCTGGAAATACGGCGACAACTTCTTCTTCATCGACAAGATTTTCTACAACGGCAAGGAAGACGCCTTCGCAGGTAAGAACACCCACTACGGTGAATTCAGCCCACGCCTGTCGTTCAACAAGATCTTCGACCAGAAGTTCGAGCTAGGTCCGATCAAAGACGTGCTGCTGGCCATGACGTACGAATTCGGTGAAGACGATACCGAGTCCTACCTGATCGGTCCTGGCTTCGACCTGGCCATCCCGGGCTTCGACTACTTCCAGTTGAACTTCTACAACCGTCACACCGAAGGCGACCGTCCGGGCGACAATATCTGGCAGGTCACGCCGGTCTGGTCCTACACCATTCCGGTCGGCGATTCGAACATCCTGATCGATGGTTTCATGGACTGGGTGGTCGACAACGACGTCAACAAAAAAGGCGAATACCACGCCAACCTGCACTTCAATCCGCAGATCAAGTACGACCTGGGCAAAGCGCTGAACCTGGGTGAGAAGCAGTTGTACGTCGGTGTCGAGTATGACTACTGGAAGAACAAGTACGGTATCGAAGACAGCCAGGGCTTCAAGACCGATCAGAGCGTGACCAGCTTCCTGGTCAAGGTTCACTTCTGA
- a CDS encoding ureidoglycolate lyase, giving the protein MRTLTIEPLTKEAFAPFGDVIETDGSDHFMINNGSTMRFHKLAVVETAKPEDNAIISIFRADAQDMPLTVSMLERHPLGSQAFIPLLGNPFLIVVAPLGDEPVSGLVRAFVTNGRQGINYHRGVWHHPVLTIEKRDDFLVVDRSGTGNNCDEHFFKEDERLILAPHQ; this is encoded by the coding sequence ATGCGCACACTGACGATTGAACCGCTGACCAAAGAAGCCTTCGCCCCTTTCGGTGACGTCATCGAAACCGACGGCAGCGATCACTTCATGATCAACAACGGTTCGACCATGCGCTTCCATAAACTGGCTGTGGTCGAAACCGCAAAGCCAGAGGACAACGCGATCATCAGCATTTTCCGCGCCGACGCGCAGGACATGCCGCTGACCGTCAGCATGCTGGAGCGTCACCCGTTGGGCAGCCAGGCTTTCATACCGCTGCTCGGCAACCCCTTTCTGATCGTGGTCGCGCCACTTGGCGATGAACCTGTATCAGGCTTGGTCCGCGCCTTCGTCACCAACGGCAGGCAGGGCATTAATTACCATCGCGGCGTTTGGCACCACCCGGTGCTGACGATCGAAAAGCGGGATGACTTCCTGGTGGTTGATCGCAGTGGCACAGGCAATAACTGCGATGAGCATTTTTTCAAAGAGGATGAGCGTTTGATCCTCGCCCCCCACCAATAA
- the uraD gene encoding 2-oxo-4-hydroxy-4-carboxy-5-ureidoimidazoline decarboxylase has translation MSTFQTVKPSSLSRDAFVAAFADIYEHSPWVAEKAFDLGQDASIDDIEILHQRMSDILLSADHASQLALINAHPDLAGRAAVQGQLTEASTNEQAGAGIHQCTAEEFQRFTELNDAYKAKFKFPFIMAVKGSNRHQILAAFETRIHNSVETEFKCALAEINKIALFRLLTL, from the coding sequence ATGAGCACCTTTCAAACCGTCAAACCTTCGAGCCTGAGCCGCGACGCCTTTGTCGCCGCTTTCGCCGACATCTACGAACATTCGCCATGGGTGGCCGAGAAGGCCTTCGACCTGGGTCAGGACGCTTCGATCGACGATATCGAAATCCTGCACCAGCGCATGAGCGACATCCTGTTGAGCGCCGATCACGCAAGCCAGCTTGCCCTGATCAACGCTCACCCGGACCTGGCAGGCCGTGCGGCCGTCCAGGGCCAACTGACCGAAGCCAGCACTAATGAACAGGCTGGCGCCGGTATTCACCAATGCACGGCCGAAGAGTTCCAACGCTTCACCGAGCTGAACGACGCCTACAAAGCCAAGTTCAAGTTTCCCTTCATCATGGCGGTAAAAGGCAGCAACCGGCATCAGATCCTCGCAGCGTTCGAAACGCGCATTCATAACTCGGTCGAGACCGAATTCAAATGCGCGCTGGCGGAGATCAACAAGATCGCCCTGTTCCGATTACTGACCCTATAG
- a CDS encoding patatin-like phospholipase family protein has translation MSPAEPVTGLILSGGGARAAYQVGVLAAIAELLPLGADNPFPVIVGTSAGAINAVSLASGATDFRAAIERLTAFWQGFRSHLVLRSDWPGVMRQASRFVSHSLLGLGSQVPVALLNSSPLRRLLNDKLHMNGIAESIAQKQLQAVAVTAFGYESGQAVTFYQGGGTIDAWLRHRRIGVPTQLSVDHLLASSAIPLLFAPVKIGEEYFGDGAVRQSAPISPALHLGASRVLVVGVSGNPRGVDPEQPLQRTYTGQQPTLAQIGGHMLNSTFIDSLESDIELLQRLNQFSHLMPDGTPTRALGVAPVEVLVISPSQPIDEIAARHRQELPAALRLFLRGPGATKTSGAGVLSYLLFEVGYCSELIDLGRRDALAKREELCRFLGLPASEVST, from the coding sequence ATGAGTCCTGCTGAACCGGTTACAGGGTTGATTCTTTCCGGCGGCGGGGCTCGGGCGGCCTATCAGGTGGGGGTTCTGGCGGCGATTGCCGAGCTTTTGCCATTGGGCGCGGACAATCCGTTTCCGGTGATCGTCGGCACTTCGGCCGGGGCGATCAATGCCGTCAGCCTGGCCAGCGGGGCGACGGATTTTCGCGCGGCCATTGAGCGGCTGACTGCCTTCTGGCAGGGCTTTCGCAGTCATTTGGTGTTGCGTAGCGACTGGCCCGGCGTGATGCGCCAGGCCAGCCGCTTTGTCAGCCACAGCTTGCTGGGCCTCGGCTCTCAAGTTCCGGTGGCGCTGCTCAACAGCTCACCTCTGCGCCGCTTGCTCAACGACAAGTTGCACATGAACGGCATCGCCGAATCCATCGCGCAAAAGCAATTGCAGGCGGTGGCGGTGACTGCGTTTGGCTACGAGTCCGGTCAAGCCGTCACTTTCTATCAGGGCGGCGGCACCATCGACGCCTGGTTGCGCCATCGGCGGATCGGCGTTCCGACCCAACTGTCCGTTGACCATTTGCTCGCCAGTTCGGCGATTCCACTGCTGTTCGCCCCGGTGAAAATCGGCGAGGAGTATTTCGGCGATGGTGCGGTGCGCCAATCGGCGCCGATCAGCCCGGCGCTGCATCTGGGCGCCAGTCGGGTGCTGGTGGTGGGTGTCAGCGGCAACCCGCGTGGCGTCGATCCCGAGCAACCGCTGCAACGCACCTATACAGGGCAACAACCCACGTTGGCGCAGATCGGCGGGCACATGCTCAACAGTACGTTCATTGACAGCCTGGAAAGCGACATCGAGCTTTTACAGCGTCTGAATCAGTTCAGTCATCTCATGCCCGACGGCACGCCGACCCGTGCGCTGGGTGTGGCACCGGTCGAGGTTTTGGTGATTTCACCGAGTCAGCCGATCGACGAAATTGCCGCGCGTCATCGCCAGGAATTGCCGGCGGCATTGCGCCTGTTTCTGCGTGGGCCGGGGGCGACCAAGACCAGTGGAGCGGGGGTGTTGAGTTATCTGTTGTTCGAGGTGGGGTATTGCAGCGAATTGATTGATTTGGGGCGGCGGGATGCGTTGGCCAAGCGTGAGGAGCTTTGCCGATTTCTTGGGTTACCGGCGTCCGAGGTTTCGACTTGA
- the alc gene encoding allantoicase, giving the protein MKAYAVPFEKFVNLADARLGTKIISVTDDWFADANRLFQPTPAVWKEGVFDDNGKWMDGWESRRKRFEGYDSAVIRLGVPGSIKGVDIDTSFFTGNFPPSASLEACFLAEGEPNENTQWTEVLSAVELQGNSHHYHEISNDQAFSHLRFNIYPDGGVARLRVYGIPHRDWSAVGDNEQVDLASALNGGRALACSDEHFGRMSNILNPGRGINMGDGWETARRRTPGNDWVIVALGHPGEIEKIIVDTLHFKGNYPDTCSIQGAFVKGGTDSQIETQSLFWRELLPSQKLEMHAEHTFAEQIKALGPITHIRLNVFPDGGVSRLRVLGKVAK; this is encoded by the coding sequence ATGAAAGCTTACGCCGTACCTTTCGAGAAGTTCGTCAACCTGGCCGACGCCCGCCTGGGCACCAAAATCATCTCGGTCACCGATGACTGGTTCGCAGACGCCAATCGTCTGTTCCAACCGACCCCGGCCGTATGGAAGGAGGGCGTGTTCGATGACAACGGCAAGTGGATGGACGGCTGGGAGTCGCGCCGCAAGCGCTTCGAAGGCTACGACAGCGCTGTGATCCGCCTGGGTGTACCGGGTTCGATCAAGGGCGTCGACATCGACACTTCATTCTTCACCGGCAACTTCCCGCCATCGGCGTCCCTGGAAGCCTGCTTCCTGGCTGAAGGCGAGCCGAACGAAAACACCCAGTGGACTGAAGTGCTGTCCGCCGTCGAGCTGCAAGGCAACAGCCACCACTACCACGAAATCAGCAACGACCAGGCGTTCAGCCATCTGCGTTTCAACATCTACCCGGACGGCGGTGTTGCCCGTCTGCGCGTGTACGGCATTCCGCACCGCGACTGGTCGGCTGTTGGCGACAACGAGCAAGTTGACCTGGCTTCCGCCCTGAACGGTGGCCGCGCCCTCGCCTGCTCCGACGAACACTTCGGTCGCATGAGCAACATCCTCAACCCGGGCCGCGGCATCAACATGGGCGACGGCTGGGAAACCGCGCGTCGTCGTACTCCGGGCAATGACTGGGTCATCGTCGCGCTGGGCCACCCGGGCGAGATCGAGAAAATCATCGTCGACACCCTGCACTTCAAAGGCAACTACCCGGACACTTGCTCGATCCAGGGCGCGTTCGTGAAGGGCGGCACCGACAGCCAGATCGAAACCCAGTCGCTGTTCTGGCGCGAACTGCTGCCAAGCCAGAAGCTGGAAATGCACGCCGAACACACCTTCGCCGAGCAGATCAAGGCACTGGGCCCGATCACCCACATCCGCCTGAACGTGTTCCCGGATGGTGGTGTGAGCCGCCTGCGCGTTTTGGGCAAGGTCGCTAAATAA
- a CDS encoding LysE family translocator, producing MSLETWLLFSGAALVVILIPGPLSLLMISNSLNYGLRRSYPAFLGGVIASICLLSASALGLGALLLASEQLFSALKIVGALYLFYLAWQSWQQSRQPSHGAEVPLAAPVPRFRALFGRAFMLGASNPKDILFFAAFLPQFLSAEQPFLPQLLVMIATWTVLDLLCKLAYGLGAHGAARYLHSGKGQSWFNRISAGLFSGAGAASLLSR from the coding sequence ATGAGTCTGGAAACCTGGCTGCTGTTCAGCGGCGCCGCGCTGGTAGTGATCCTGATCCCGGGGCCATTGTCGTTGTTGATGATCAGCAACAGCCTGAACTACGGCCTGCGCCGTTCCTACCCGGCGTTTCTCGGTGGCGTGATTGCCTCGATCTGCCTGCTGAGTGCCTCGGCATTGGGTCTGGGCGCCCTGCTGCTGGCGTCGGAACAGCTGTTCAGTGCTCTGAAAATCGTCGGCGCGTTGTACCTGTTCTACCTCGCCTGGCAGAGCTGGCAGCAATCGCGCCAGCCTTCCCACGGTGCTGAAGTGCCGCTGGCAGCGCCGGTGCCGCGCTTTCGCGCATTGTTCGGCCGCGCGTTCATGCTCGGTGCCAGCAATCCGAAAGACATCCTTTTCTTCGCGGCTTTCCTGCCGCAGTTCCTGAGTGCAGAGCAACCGTTCCTGCCGCAACTTCTGGTGATGATCGCAACCTGGACGGTGCTGGATCTGCTGTGCAAGTTGGCCTATGGCCTCGGCGCCCATGGTGCGGCGCGGTATCTGCACAGCGGCAAGGGCCAGAGCTGGTTTAACCGGATCAGTGCGGGGTTGTTCAGTGGTGCGGGTGCGGCTTCCCTGCTGAGCCGCTAA